A single window of Girardinichthys multiradiatus isolate DD_20200921_A chromosome 15, DD_fGirMul_XY1, whole genome shotgun sequence DNA harbors:
- the LOC124882257 gene encoding potassium voltage-gated channel subfamily F member 1-like: MWGIQRTRYADCNGSEASEVAEIVVNIGGVKQVLYGDVLNRYPETRLAELVDCSLKSHEEISSLCDDYDPDTAEFYFDRDPEAFKCIVEVYYYGEIHMKRGICPICFMKEMDFWKIGADFLDECCKSHLKEVQDELAEIAEKVRTILVDREGDPSAGACQRFQTSLWRLMEKPESSVPAHVIAILSFIFILISSVVMCVGTIPELQVEDSEGNLTEHPTLEVIETVCIGWFTIEYLLRLISSPNKIKFALSFMNIIDFMAITPFFVVLILTSFGAGVMELANVQQAVQALRIMRIARIFKLARHSSGLQTLTSALKSSLKELGLLLMYMGVGVFLFSALGYTMEQNHPDTLFTSIPQSFWWAVITMTTVGYGDVYPKTTLGRCNAAISFLCGVIAIALPIHPIINNFVLFYNKQQVLETAAKHEIELMALRSSEGELRAAPEHHEHVCSAGVWDSSVSSCHSETYLPLLKDPRGGSSMQTPSMETSFESTAEASEYFIS; the protein is encoded by the coding sequence ATGTGGGGAATCCAGAGGACTCGGTACGCGGACTGCAACGGCTCTGAAGCGAGTGAAGTGGCGGAGATCGTGGTGAACATCGGCGGAGTGAAACAGGTGTTATATGGAGACGTGTTGAATCGTTACCCGGAGACTCGGCTGGCAGAGCTGGTGGACTGTTCTCTGAAGTCTCATGAAGAGATATCCTCATTGTGTGACGATTATGACCCAGACACTGCGGAATTTTATTTTGACAGAGACCCAGAAGCATTTAAGTGTATAGTTGAGGTGTATTATTACGGCGAGATACACATGAAAAGGGGTATTTGCCCGATTTGTTTCATGAAGGAAATGGACTTTTGGAAAATCGGCGCTGATTTTCTTGACGAATGCTGTAAAAGCCACCTTAAAGAGGTCCAGGATGAACTTGCAGAGATCGCAGAGAAAGTGAGAACTATCCTGGTAGACAGAGAGGGAGACCCGTCTGCAGGAGCATGCCAGCGCTTCCAGACGTCCCTCTGGAGGCTGATGGAGAAGCCGGAATCCTCAGTGCCTGCACACGTCATCGCAATACTTTCCTTTATCTTCATCCTCATCTCCTCCGTGGTGATGTGCGTCGGGACAATCCCCGAGCTTCAGGTAGAAGACTCAGAGGGGAACCTCACTGAGCACCCCACTCTGGAGGTCATCGAGACGGTGTGCATCGGCTGGTTCACCATCGAATATCTGCTACGTCTGATCTCCTCTCCAAACAAGATCAAATTCGCCCTGTCCTTTATGAACATCATCGACTTCATGGCTATCACGCCTTTCTTTGTGGTGCTGATTCTTACCTCCTTTGGCGCGGGCGTAATGGAGCTGGCCAACGTGCAGCAGGCGGTGCAGGCGTTGCGCATAATGCGCATTGCGCGCATTTTCAAGCTGGCGCGCCATTCCTCCGGACTCCAGACGCTCACATCTGCGCTTAAGAGCAGCCTGAAAGAGCTCGGACTGCTCCTCATGTACATGGGGGTGGGGGTCTTCCTTTTCTCAGCACTGGGCTACACCATGGAGCAGAACCACCCGGACACGCTGTTTACCAGCATACCGCAGTCGTTCTGGTGGGCTGTGATCACCATGACCACTGTGGGGTACGGGGACGTGTACCCTAAGACCACTTTAGGTCGGTGTAACGCGGCCATCAGTTTTCTGTGCGGGGTCATCGCCATAGCGCTGCCCATACACCCCATCATTAACAACTTTGTGCTGTTTTACAACAAGCAACAAGTCCTGGAAACTGCAGCCAAGCATGAGATTGAATTGATGGCGCTGCGCTCCAGTGAAGGCGAACTAAGGGCTGCACCTGAGCACCATGAACACGTTTGCAGTGCTGGGGTTTGGGACTCCTCCGTGAGCTCCTGTCACAGCGAGACATATTTACCTCTACTGAAGGACCCCAGGGGAGGGTCCAGTATGCAGACCCCGAGCATGGAGACCAGCTTTGAGAGCACAGCAGAGGCTTCAGAATATTTCATCTCAtaa